A single window of Ralstonia sp. RRA DNA harbors:
- a CDS encoding class II aldolase/adducin family protein gives MEFMTLEEAQQKLIDAGLILETNGQGDFTRGHVSVRMPGDPSKFIMKPHSYGFDEITPENIVVCNIDGEKIGGGGRRHSEVFIHSEIYKARPDITSVIHTHPIHAVALSATGKSLKMISQPACTFADGVPYYTDTVNLIRTQDMGRGVAQALGNSKAVLMRNHGVAVAGGTIEEAVILALALDEACHIQLLTEAAGGEGEVFSDEDVQRLHDQVTRPEQFTINFDYLRRKVQRARG, from the coding sequence ATGGAATTTATGACTCTCGAAGAAGCACAACAGAAACTCATCGACGCGGGTCTCATCCTCGAAACGAACGGTCAGGGAGACTTCACGCGCGGTCACGTGTCGGTGCGCATGCCGGGCGATCCGTCGAAATTCATCATGAAGCCGCACAGCTACGGTTTCGATGAGATCACGCCCGAGAATATCGTCGTGTGCAACATTGACGGCGAGAAGATCGGAGGCGGTGGTCGCCGTCACAGCGAGGTGTTCATTCACTCGGAAATCTACAAGGCGCGGCCTGATATCACGAGCGTGATCCACACTCACCCCATTCACGCTGTTGCGCTGTCTGCGACGGGGAAATCGCTGAAGATGATCAGTCAGCCTGCCTGCACCTTCGCGGATGGCGTGCCGTACTACACCGACACGGTGAACCTGATCCGCACTCAGGATATGGGTCGCGGTGTCGCTCAGGCTCTCGGCAATTCGAAAGCGGTTCTGATGCGCAACCACGGTGTAGCGGTTGCCGGAGGCACGATCGAGGAAGCGGTGATTCTCGCGCTCGCGCTCGATGAGGCATGCCATATCCAGCTTCTGACGGAAGCGGCAGGCGGTGAGGGCGAGGTGTTCTCGGACGAAGATGTGCAGCGGCTGCATGACCAGGTGACGCGGCCGGAACAGTTCACCATCAACTTCGATTACCTGCGCCGTAAGGTGCAACGCGCTCGGGGCTGA
- a CDS encoding hemerythrin domain-containing protein yields MNDIDAPVQDNSLVWSDARLLGFTPMDETHMEFYDVALRLVTCTDTSALAAIEEFEKHAVSHFEQEEEWMRATNFPPRECHIKEHDGVLKSVREVKSAIEDGRAGCALAQDIGVRLFQWFPGHADYMDSALAAWMTKLTMGGKPVVFRKNI; encoded by the coding sequence ATGAACGATATCGATGCTCCGGTGCAGGACAACAGCCTTGTATGGTCTGATGCACGGCTGCTGGGCTTCACGCCGATGGATGAGACGCACATGGAATTCTATGATGTCGCGCTACGGCTCGTGACCTGCACCGACACGAGTGCGCTGGCCGCGATCGAGGAATTCGAGAAGCACGCCGTCAGCCACTTCGAGCAGGAAGAGGAGTGGATGCGCGCGACAAACTTTCCCCCGCGTGAGTGTCACATCAAAGAGCACGATGGCGTGCTGAAATCGGTTCGCGAGGTTAAGAGTGCGATCGAAGATGGGCGGGCCGGTTGCGCGCTCGCTCAGGACATCGGGGTGCGCCTGTTCCAATGGTTTCCCGGACACGCAGACTACATGGATTCGGCGCTTGCCGCATGGATGACGAAACTGACGATGGGCGGAAAGCCCGTTGTATTCAGGAAAAATATTTGA
- a CDS encoding porin, producing the protein MSVHAQSSVTLYGVADAGIEYLNHIPSPSKQSSDVLRMTSGNIAGSRWGLRGVEDLGGGLKGVFVLEGGMSLDSGAASQGGRLFGRRAYVGLDSPYGQVTMGRQNNLLYDLIIGLDPMTLAPKYSAYSHDTWLTGRTDNAVKYTGKFGGFAAEALYSFGVDSTIVNGSEVPGNSRVGREMSAGATYDMGWFRIGGVYDQLNGTSVANAGKTERRYVASMAGVIGPITAYLGYRRLVSQLLTTMTRTDLFWAGANWSVGQAVTLTGAVYKTNDRTSSKDPMSVVLSADYRFSKRTDAYVNASYTLNKGGSALSANGYDGSVIAGANQLGVVLGLRHAF; encoded by the coding sequence ATGAGCGTTCACGCCCAGTCTTCCGTGACGCTTTATGGTGTTGCGGATGCTGGTATCGAATACCTGAACCACATTCCTAGCCCATCCAAGCAGAGCTCAGATGTATTGAGGATGACATCTGGAAACATTGCAGGCAGTCGCTGGGGCCTGAGGGGGGTAGAAGATCTTGGCGGTGGCTTAAAGGGGGTATTCGTACTCGAAGGGGGAATGTCACTGGATTCGGGGGCCGCTTCACAAGGAGGGCGGTTGTTCGGCCGGCGGGCGTATGTCGGGCTCGACTCTCCTTACGGTCAAGTTACCATGGGTCGTCAGAACAATCTGCTCTACGATTTGATCATCGGCCTCGACCCGATGACCTTGGCCCCCAAGTATTCTGCGTACTCTCACGACACCTGGCTGACCGGCCGTACGGACAATGCGGTCAAATACACAGGAAAGTTCGGCGGCTTTGCGGCTGAGGCTCTCTACAGCTTCGGTGTCGACTCGACGATTGTAAATGGGTCAGAGGTGCCCGGGAACAGTCGCGTGGGTCGTGAGATGAGCGCGGGAGCTACGTACGACATGGGGTGGTTCCGTATCGGCGGCGTGTACGATCAACTGAATGGCACATCTGTCGCCAACGCAGGGAAAACTGAGCGCAGATATGTAGCCTCAATGGCTGGAGTCATTGGCCCCATCACTGCGTACCTTGGGTACCGTAGATTGGTCAGCCAACTGTTGACTACGATGACACGGACAGATCTTTTCTGGGCGGGTGCTAACTGGAGTGTCGGCCAGGCGGTCACGCTGACCGGAGCGGTGTACAAGACGAACGACCGCACCTCTTCCAAGGATCCAATGTCCGTAGTGTTGTCTGCCGACTACCGCTTCTCGAAGCGGACGGATGCGTATGTCAACGCCTCCTATACCCTTAATAAAGGAGGCTCAGCATTGAGTGCAAACGGCTACGACGGATCGGTAATCGCGGGCGCGAACCAGTTGGGTGTCGTACTGGGTCTTCGTCACGCATTTTGA
- a CDS encoding tripartite tricarboxylate transporter substrate binding protein, whose protein sequence is MPIHRRFLVLALALICTLPTLSHAADRLVRVIVPYGPGGDQDTLARIFSERLGAVLNENWIVENVSGGNGRIGTNRVLRAKPDGTTLLFSSGIHYLAPLVTKNMPYDPIADFVPISPVVRTPMVMMASTALVKSCRVSDIIAAMKATPDKYTFGHPGRGASGHIAAEVFMDAAKVRGTLVPYNGTGQALLDVMGGSVNFVFVTPLLASHNASSGKLKPVVTTSQARLDGPLKDVPTSTEVGLPSFVTTNVYGFWAPKGLPPEELARLSNALRKVAELPDVKQRLESLGMQPTWEAPATFAKKIDADFKYTREVLTKAGVKPE, encoded by the coding sequence ATGCCTATCCATCGTCGCTTCCTAGTGCTAGCGCTTGCGCTTATCTGTACCCTGCCGACCCTTTCCCACGCCGCCGACCGCTTGGTCCGCGTGATCGTGCCATACGGCCCCGGGGGTGACCAAGACACCCTCGCACGCATCTTCTCGGAGAGGCTGGGCGCGGTACTCAACGAGAACTGGATCGTCGAGAACGTCTCCGGCGGCAACGGCCGTATCGGAACGAATCGCGTGCTGCGGGCCAAGCCGGACGGCACAACGCTGCTCTTCAGTTCCGGCATCCACTACCTCGCCCCGCTCGTCACGAAGAACATGCCTTACGACCCGATCGCCGATTTCGTGCCGATCAGCCCCGTCGTGCGGACGCCGATGGTCATGATGGCGAGCACGGCGCTCGTAAAATCATGTCGGGTGAGCGACATCATCGCAGCTATGAAGGCGACGCCCGACAAATACACGTTTGGCCATCCGGGCCGCGGGGCCTCCGGTCATATTGCCGCGGAAGTCTTCATGGATGCGGCTAAGGTGCGCGGCACGCTCGTGCCCTATAACGGCACCGGTCAGGCTCTGCTCGACGTGATGGGCGGCTCGGTGAACTTCGTCTTCGTGACGCCGCTGCTGGCATCCCACAACGCGAGTTCCGGCAAGCTCAAGCCAGTCGTGACGACGTCACAGGCGCGGCTCGATGGTCCGCTGAAGGACGTCCCGACCAGCACTGAGGTTGGGTTGCCGAGCTTCGTGACGACGAATGTCTATGGCTTCTGGGCACCGAAGGGATTGCCCCCGGAGGAGCTCGCCCGCCTGAGCAACGCCCTGCGCAAGGTTGCGGAACTCCCCGATGTTAAGCAGCGCTTAGAGTCGTTGGGGATGCAGCCGACTTGGGAGGCGCCGGCAACCTTCGCGAAGAAGATCGACGCCGACTTCAAGTACACACGCGAGGTGCTGACGAAGGCGGGAGTCAAGCCCGAATAG
- a CDS encoding hemerythrin domain-containing protein, giving the protein MNDQMSSRTPSTRDASAPTPASDSSLAWSDARLLGFTPMDNVHKEFYTLALKLVTCSEASAAEAIEQFEQHAISHFGQEDEWMRSTNFPPRDCHVDEHAAVLKSIDEVKQAVAQGTAGAELVRNIGMALFDWFPGHADYLDSALAAWMTKQNMGGKPIVLRRKFD; this is encoded by the coding sequence ATGAACGACCAGATGTCCTCCCGTACCCCGTCAACCCGGGATGCCAGTGCGCCGACACCGGCTAGCGACAGCAGTCTCGCCTGGTCCGATGCGCGTCTGCTCGGGTTCACGCCCATGGACAATGTGCATAAGGAGTTCTACACGCTTGCACTGAAACTTGTGACCTGCTCGGAGGCAAGCGCCGCGGAAGCGATCGAACAATTCGAGCAGCACGCGATCAGCCATTTCGGGCAGGAAGACGAATGGATGCGCTCCACCAACTTCCCTCCGCGGGACTGCCACGTCGACGAGCATGCGGCAGTGCTGAAGTCGATCGATGAAGTCAAGCAAGCCGTCGCACAGGGGACGGCGGGCGCCGAACTGGTTCGAAACATCGGAATGGCCCTCTTTGACTGGTTCCCAGGTCATGCCGACTACCTGGATTCGGCGCTGGCAGCCTGGATGACCAAACAGAACATGGGTGGAAAGCCCATCGTGTTGCGCCGGAAATTTGACTGA
- a CDS encoding PDR/VanB family oxidoreductase — MTTQESSFLPLKIAEKEKIARDIWRFELTDPQGAPLPPFEAGSNLTVVVPNGMRRSYSLCNDSQESHRYVIAVKRDSNGRGGSMSLIDNTSAGDLIDVSLPRNEFPLDERAKSFILVAGGIGITPMLSMARQLKAEGLRDFKLYYLARDPEGTAFLDELSSDEWRSTVKIHHDFGDPAKSFDFWTLFERPKAAHIYCCGPQMLMDTVRDMTGHWPSGTVHFESFGANNANAQVNTPFMVQLKRTGTSLEIPADRSILDVLRAANLHVTSSCESGTCGSCRTGLCSGEADHRDLVLRDDEKEAQIMVCVSRAKSAELVLDL; from the coding sequence ATGACTACCCAGGAAAGCAGTTTTCTGCCGCTGAAGATCGCGGAGAAGGAAAAGATTGCACGCGACATCTGGCGCTTTGAGCTGACCGACCCACAGGGCGCGCCTCTTCCGCCGTTCGAAGCCGGATCGAATTTGACCGTCGTGGTGCCCAATGGCATGCGCCGCAGCTATTCCCTCTGCAACGATTCGCAGGAAAGTCATCGTTATGTCATCGCGGTCAAGCGCGACAGCAACGGTCGCGGCGGATCCATGAGCCTGATCGACAACACGTCCGCAGGGGATCTGATTGACGTGTCCCTGCCGCGAAACGAATTCCCGCTCGACGAGCGCGCGAAGTCGTTCATTCTTGTCGCGGGTGGCATTGGCATCACGCCGATGCTGTCGATGGCACGCCAATTGAAGGCGGAAGGCTTGCGGGATTTCAAGCTGTACTACCTGGCCCGCGACCCCGAGGGTACGGCGTTCCTAGACGAACTCAGCAGCGACGAGTGGCGCTCGACAGTGAAGATTCACCACGATTTCGGCGACCCCGCCAAATCATTCGACTTCTGGACCCTGTTCGAGCGGCCGAAGGCAGCACACATCTACTGCTGCGGCCCGCAGATGCTGATGGACACGGTGCGCGACATGACGGGTCACTGGCCGTCTGGCACGGTTCACTTTGAGAGCTTCGGCGCAAACAACGCGAACGCACAGGTGAACACGCCGTTTATGGTCCAACTCAAGCGCACCGGCACATCCCTGGAGATCCCGGCTGATCGTTCGATCCTTGACGTGCTGCGCGCCGCGAACTTGCACGTTACGAGCTCATGCGAAAGCGGCACCTGCGGATCCTGCCGGACCGGGCTGTGCTCGGGTGAGGCGGATCATCGGGATCTGGTGCTGCGGGACGATGAGAAAGAAGCGCAGATCATGGTTTGTGTGTCGCGCGCTAAATCCGCCGAACTGGTACTGGACCTCTGA
- a CDS encoding MFS transporter: protein MRDSTLSYVDAPPHLSSDSVAVEATYRKITLRLMSFLFLCWVLNYLDRVNISFAQLQLKQDLGLSDAAYGLGVSLFFIGYILLEVPSTLLLRRIGARKTVTRIMLLWGTISTAMAFMNAPWQFYLARTLLGAAEAGFWPGIILYLSFWYPAKRRARITSRFLLAIAAAGIIGGPLSGLILQNFTDVWGFRNWQWLLFLEGLPAVLAGVFAWFYLVDKPQDAAWLTAAQKRIVVAALEEEHRQKPDSAPSRLMVALRDPRVYVIAAGWATVPICGTILNYWTPTIIKQTGISNMLEIGFLSALPYIVGAVAMLLIARSSDMRLERRWHFFLSTTAGAAGATLLTVLTHNPAAAIVCLSLVSVSYFAAAAIIWTIPPNYLKGEAAAGGIGVISSLGQVGAFFAPIVLGWVKTVTGSFSAGILLVAVLVFTGGIAVLFGVPREQQAPQSDA from the coding sequence ATGAGAGATTCCACGTTGAGCTACGTGGATGCGCCCCCGCATCTGAGCTCCGATTCCGTAGCCGTCGAGGCGACCTATCGCAAGATCACACTCAGGCTGATGAGCTTTCTGTTCCTCTGCTGGGTGCTGAACTATCTCGATCGCGTCAATATCAGCTTCGCGCAGTTGCAGTTGAAGCAGGACCTGGGACTGAGCGATGCCGCCTACGGGCTCGGCGTGAGCCTGTTCTTCATCGGCTACATCTTGCTCGAAGTGCCGAGCACGTTGCTGCTCAGGCGCATCGGCGCACGCAAGACCGTGACGCGGATCATGCTGTTGTGGGGCACCATTTCCACCGCCATGGCGTTCATGAACGCGCCCTGGCAGTTCTACCTCGCCCGGACGCTGCTCGGTGCGGCCGAGGCGGGCTTCTGGCCGGGGATCATCCTCTATCTCTCGTTCTGGTATCCGGCGAAGCGTCGCGCCCGTATCACGTCGCGATTCCTGCTGGCGATTGCCGCGGCCGGCATCATCGGCGGCCCGCTCTCGGGCCTGATTCTCCAGAATTTCACGGATGTCTGGGGCTTCCGCAACTGGCAGTGGCTGCTGTTCCTTGAGGGCCTGCCGGCTGTGCTTGCAGGTGTGTTTGCCTGGTTCTACCTGGTCGACAAACCGCAGGATGCGGCGTGGCTGACTGCCGCACAAAAGCGCATTGTCGTGGCCGCCCTGGAGGAAGAACATCGCCAGAAACCGGACAGCGCGCCGAGCCGCCTGATGGTTGCGCTGCGCGACCCGCGCGTCTATGTGATTGCAGCAGGCTGGGCCACGGTACCCATTTGCGGCACGATCCTGAACTATTGGACGCCAACCATCATCAAGCAGACGGGCATCTCCAACATGCTGGAGATCGGCTTCCTGTCGGCATTGCCTTACATCGTTGGCGCCGTTGCCATGCTGCTGATTGCTCGCAGCTCCGATATGCGGCTTGAGCGTCGCTGGCACTTCTTTCTCTCTACAACGGCGGGTGCCGCGGGCGCAACGCTGTTGACCGTGCTGACCCACAACCCGGCCGCTGCGATCGTGTGCCTGAGCCTCGTTTCGGTGAGCTATTTCGCCGCCGCTGCCATCATCTGGACCATTCCGCCGAACTACCTCAAGGGCGAGGCGGCCGCGGGCGGGATCGGCGTCATCAGCAGTCTCGGCCAGGTCGGCGCCTTCTTCGCCCCGATCGTGCTCGGCTGGGTGAAGACCGTGACGGGCAGTTTCTCGGCGGGCATCTTGCTGGTTGCCGTGCTGGTCTTCACTGGTGGGATTGCGGTCCTCTTCGGCGTGCCACGTGAGCAACAGGCGCCGCAATCCGATGCGTGA
- a CDS encoding ABC transporter substrate-binding protein yields MSKLQLSIVVGNYDRMRPLIDGDVQIDGVDPVFMLQDPEEIFFRAFRHADYDICELSLSSYSVKTAAGTSPYIAVPVFPSRAFRHSSIYVRADRGINRPEDLKGKRIGVPEYQLTANVWVRMFLEEEYGVKASDILWVRGGYEDPTRVEKISLKLPEGVMLENAPEGKTISNLLAEGEIDGVIGPRAPSCFDRGHPQVKYLFDDPQKSAAEWYERHKLFPIMHTLGIRKTLAEQHPWLPGAIVKAFEHSKEVALARLSDTSATKVTLPFIEDQLRNARRLMGHDFWSYGFANNEHVIDRFLAQHHAEGLSSRRLQPAELFHPASLESFKI; encoded by the coding sequence ATGAGCAAGCTTCAACTTTCCATCGTCGTGGGCAACTATGACCGGATGCGTCCGCTGATCGACGGCGACGTCCAGATCGACGGCGTGGATCCCGTGTTCATGTTGCAGGACCCGGAAGAAATCTTCTTCCGTGCCTTCCGCCACGCAGACTACGACATTTGCGAGCTTTCGCTCAGCAGCTATTCGGTCAAGACGGCCGCCGGCACCTCGCCGTACATCGCCGTGCCGGTGTTCCCGTCGCGAGCGTTCCGGCACAGCTCGATCTACGTGCGTGCCGATCGCGGCATCAACCGGCCGGAAGACCTGAAAGGCAAGCGGATCGGCGTGCCCGAATACCAACTCACGGCCAACGTGTGGGTTCGCATGTTCCTCGAAGAAGAGTATGGCGTGAAGGCGTCGGACATACTGTGGGTGCGCGGCGGTTACGAAGACCCGACGCGTGTGGAGAAGATCTCGCTGAAGCTGCCGGAAGGCGTCATGCTTGAAAACGCCCCGGAAGGGAAGACGATCTCGAATCTGCTGGCCGAGGGCGAGATCGACGGCGTGATCGGGCCGCGTGCACCGTCGTGTTTCGACCGTGGGCACCCGCAGGTCAAGTACCTTTTCGACGACCCGCAAAAGAGCGCCGCGGAATGGTACGAGCGCCACAAGCTGTTCCCGATCATGCACACGCTCGGCATCCGAAAGACACTGGCCGAGCAGCATCCGTGGCTGCCTGGCGCCATCGTGAAAGCCTTCGAGCATTCGAAGGAAGTGGCACTAGCCCGTTTGAGCGACACGTCGGCGACCAAGGTGACGCTTCCGTTCATTGAAGACCAACTGCGCAACGCGCGACGCTTGATGGGCCACGATTTCTGGTCGTACGGATTCGCCAACAATGAGCACGTGATCGACCGCTTCCTCGCTCAGCACCACGCCGAAGGGCTGTCGAGCCGCCGTCTTCAGCCGGCTGAGTTGTTCCACCCAGCCAGCCTGGAAAGCTTCAAGATCTGA
- a CDS encoding MarR family transcriptional regulator, producing the protein MVATPSSGKAKASREDPILRHWREAVPDDRLAHLVKDAGRAMVRGLQRRLAQHEVSFGHWAFLRILWVTDGLTQKELSDEAGTTTPTTFSAVSAMEKLGYVERRYAPGNRKNTHVYLTARGRALKNKLVPLAEEVNEISVKGLKTTEINLARKVLLTIIENMARDEAETDDPALRIPSTREMGSLIASRGEE; encoded by the coding sequence ATGGTTGCAACACCCTCTTCCGGCAAAGCAAAGGCTTCCCGAGAGGATCCCATTCTGCGGCACTGGCGCGAGGCCGTGCCGGATGATCGTCTTGCGCACTTGGTCAAGGATGCGGGTCGCGCGATGGTGCGAGGGCTGCAAAGGCGTCTGGCGCAACATGAGGTCTCGTTTGGCCACTGGGCGTTTCTGCGCATCCTGTGGGTTACCGACGGGCTGACGCAGAAAGAACTCAGCGATGAGGCCGGCACCACCACACCGACCACTTTCAGCGCAGTGTCCGCGATGGAGAAACTCGGATACGTCGAACGTCGCTATGCCCCGGGCAATCGCAAGAACACGCACGTGTATCTCACGGCGCGCGGCCGTGCCCTGAAAAACAAGCTCGTTCCACTGGCTGAAGAAGTCAACGAGATCAGCGTCAAGGGCCTGAAGACCACGGAGATCAACCTTGCGCGCAAGGTGCTCCTGACGATCATCGAAAACATGGCGCGCGACGAAGCCGAGACGGATGACCCGGCGCTGCGGATACCGTCCACGCGGGAAATGGGCAGTCTGATCGCCTCGCGCGGCGAGGAGTAA
- the nadC gene encoding carboxylating nicotinate-nucleotide diphosphorylase — protein MDVATHAAMTRNVCEALAEDVGNIDWTSQLVDPAASAKAVLTVREAAVLCGRPWFEETLRQCEPGITIEWFVGEGEWMREGQAVCQIGGPARGILTAERTALNFIQLLSGVATATHALVEIVKGTRARILDTRKTLPGLRLAQKYAVRIGGGENHRRGLYDGILIKENHIAAGGGIAPTVRAVQELGAGVPVQVEVETLDELAQALSADAGAILLDNFSLEQMREAVRINNGRASLEVSGGVTTETLRAIAETGVDRISVGGLTKHVRAVDFSLRVEALGA, from the coding sequence ATGGATGTAGCAACCCACGCGGCGATGACGCGCAATGTCTGCGAAGCGCTCGCGGAAGATGTTGGCAATATCGACTGGACGTCCCAGCTCGTCGACCCCGCCGCCTCGGCCAAGGCGGTTCTCACGGTGCGCGAAGCTGCGGTGCTGTGCGGCAGGCCGTGGTTTGAAGAAACCCTGCGGCAGTGCGAGCCGGGCATCACGATCGAATGGTTCGTTGGTGAAGGCGAATGGATGCGCGAAGGGCAGGCGGTGTGCCAGATCGGCGGGCCGGCGCGCGGCATTCTGACTGCGGAGCGCACGGCGCTCAATTTCATTCAACTGCTGTCGGGCGTGGCCACGGCGACGCACGCCTTGGTGGAGATCGTCAAGGGCACAAGGGCGCGGATTCTCGACACCAGAAAGACCCTGCCCGGACTGCGTCTGGCGCAAAAGTATGCGGTGCGCATCGGTGGTGGCGAGAACCATCGCCGAGGACTGTATGACGGGATCCTGATCAAGGAGAACCACATCGCAGCGGGTGGTGGGATTGCGCCGACGGTGCGCGCCGTGCAGGAACTTGGTGCGGGCGTGCCGGTGCAGGTCGAGGTCGAGACGCTGGATGAACTGGCGCAAGCGCTCTCTGCAGACGCCGGGGCAATCCTGCTCGATAATTTCTCGCTGGAACAAATGCGGGAGGCGGTGCGCATCAACAACGGGCGCGCGAGCCTGGAGGTGTCAGGCGGCGTGACAACGGAAACGCTGCGTGCTATTGCGGAAACGGGCGTGGACCGCATTTCCGTTGGCGGGCTCACCAAGCATGTCAGGGCGGTGGATTTCTCGCTGCGGGTCGAGGCGCTAGGCGCGTAG
- a CDS encoding Gfo/Idh/MocA family oxidoreductase produces MEQRRLRIGVAGLGRAFSLMLPTFLQDPRVQLVAACDPRKEARQQFAADFGARTYADVLDLAGDPDVEVIYVASPHQFHAQHTEIAAANGKHVLVEKPMALNATDCDRMIAACRAANVHLIVGHCHSFDTPYLRTRELIRSGDFGAVKMIQAFNYTDYLYRPRRPEELLTAEGGGAVFSQAAHQVDIVRMLAGSRATHLRASVGRWDSKRPTEGAYSALIWFENGAYASLSYSGYGHFNSDEWMGWIGEMGDHANPDAYGGARRRLATLASSNDEAQLKAAGTYGGAAYKPPSTAADEPTRCHQHFGPVIVACEHADLRPLPDSIIVYGDQQRETLPLSRPTVPRGEVIDELYDAVIAGQAPLHDGEWAKGTLEICIAILESSETGKDVSL; encoded by the coding sequence ATGGAACAGCGCCGTTTGCGCATTGGGGTCGCAGGACTGGGGCGAGCGTTTTCGCTGATGTTGCCCACCTTCCTGCAGGACCCGAGGGTTCAACTCGTCGCCGCGTGTGACCCGCGCAAGGAAGCCCGGCAGCAGTTCGCCGCCGATTTCGGCGCACGGACCTACGCAGACGTGCTCGACTTGGCCGGCGACCCCGATGTGGAAGTTATCTACGTGGCCAGCCCCCATCAGTTTCACGCGCAGCACACCGAAATCGCCGCAGCCAACGGCAAGCACGTGCTGGTCGAGAAACCGATGGCCCTCAACGCGACCGACTGCGATCGCATGATCGCCGCGTGCCGGGCTGCAAACGTGCATCTGATCGTCGGACACTGCCACAGCTTCGATACGCCGTACCTGCGCACGCGCGAACTGATCCGCTCGGGCGATTTCGGTGCGGTGAAGATGATCCAGGCCTTCAACTACACCGACTATCTATACCGGCCGCGCCGCCCCGAGGAACTCTTGACGGCTGAAGGTGGCGGTGCCGTATTCAGCCAGGCCGCGCACCAGGTCGATATCGTGCGGATGCTCGCGGGCTCGCGCGCGACGCACCTGCGCGCCAGTGTCGGCCGGTGGGACTCGAAGCGTCCGACCGAAGGCGCGTATTCGGCGCTGATCTGGTTCGAGAATGGCGCCTATGCCTCCCTCTCGTACAGCGGTTATGGCCACTTCAACAGCGACGAGTGGATGGGCTGGATCGGCGAGATGGGTGACCATGCAAATCCCGATGCCTACGGTGGCGCTCGTAGGCGGCTGGCGACCCTCGCCTCCTCGAATGATGAAGCGCAGCTCAAGGCTGCCGGCACGTATGGCGGCGCCGCCTACAAGCCGCCCTCGACCGCCGCAGACGAGCCGACACGCTGCCATCAGCATTTCGGCCCGGTAATCGTGGCGTGCGAGCACGCCGACCTGCGCCCCCTGCCCGATTCCATCATCGTGTACGGCGACCAGCAACGGGAAACGCTGCCGCTTTCCCGCCCCACCGTGCCGCGCGGTGAAGTGATCGACGAACTTTACGACGCCGTCATCGCGGGGCAGGCGCCTCTTCATGACGGTGAGTGGGCAAAGGGCACGCTGGAGATTTGCATCGCCATACTGGAATCAAGCGAAACCGGCAAAGACGTGTCGCTCTGA